Proteins encoded together in one Neisseria lactamica window:
- a CDS encoding 2Fe-2S iron-sulfur cluster-binding protein produces MNHTVTLPDQTTFTTGEGETVLAAAARQNLNLPHSCKNGVCGQCKAELVSGDIQMGGHSEQALSEAEKAQGKILMCRTTAQSDISINIPGYKADALPVRTLPARIESIIFKHDVALLKLALPKAPPFAFYAGQYIDLLLPGNVSRSYSIANSPDQEGILELHIRRRENGVCSEMIFGSEPKVKEKGIVRVKGPLGSFTLQEDSGKPVILLATGTGYAPIRSILLDLVRQDSSRAVHFYWGARHQDDLYALEEAQALADRLKNACFTPVLSRPGEGWQGRKGHVQDIAAQDHPDLSEYEVFACGSPAMTEQAKNLFVQQHKLPENLFFSDAFTPSAS; encoded by the coding sequence ATGAACCACACCGTTACCCTGCCCGACCAAACCACCTTTACCACCGGCGAAGGAGAAACCGTTTTAGCCGCCGCCGCCCGACAAAACCTTAATCTGCCCCATTCCTGCAAAAACGGTGTCTGCGGACAATGCAAAGCCGAACTGGTCAGCGGCGATATTCAAATGGGCGGACACTCGGAACAGGCTTTATCCGAAGCAGAAAAAGCGCAAGGCAAGATTTTGATGTGCCGCACCACCGCGCAAAGCGATATCAGCATCAACATCCCCGGCTACAAAGCCGATGCCCTACCCGTCCGCACCCTGCCCGCACGCATCGAAAGTATTATTTTCAAACACGATGTCGCCCTCCTGAAACTTGCCCTGCCCAAAGCCCCGCCGTTTGCCTTCTATGCCGGGCAATACATTGATTTACTGCTGCCGGGCAACGTCAGCCGCAGCTACTCCATCGCCAATTCGCCCGACCAAGAAGGCATTTTGGAACTGCACATCCGCAGGCGCGAAAACGGTGTCTGCTCGGAAATGATTTTCGGCAGCGAACCCAAAGTCAAAGAAAAAGGCATCGTCCGCGTTAAAGGCCCGCTCGGTTCGTTTACCTTGCAGGAAGACAGCGGCAAACCCGTCATCCTGCTGGCAACCGGCACAGGCTATGCCCCCATCCGCAGCATCCTGCTCGACCTTGTCCGCCAAGACAGCAGCCGCGCCGTCCATTTCTACTGGGGCGCGCGTCATCAAGATGATTTGTACGCGCTCGAAGAAGCGCAAGCGTTGGCAGACCGTCTGAAAAACGCCTGCTTCACCCCCGTATTGTCCCGCCCCGGAGAGGGCTGGCAGGGAAGAAAAGGCCACGTACAAGACATCGCGGCACAAGACCACCCCGACCTGTCGGAATACGAAGTATTTGCCTGCGGCTCTCCGGCTATGACCGAACAGGCAAAGAATCTGTTTGTGCAACAGCATAAGCTGCCGGAAAACTTGTTTTTCTCCGACGCATTCACGCCGTCCGCATCATAA
- a CDS encoding pseudouridine synthase: protein MSKQPTSKRQWRDGAAPSAKKTAKPFKSKARPKGETGKTAAQAYGQKASDGIKPQNVLKQRAAKAKKLVVRNPNQKIMEHARDLKERRSDLSHFEPERLQKVLAASGVGSRREMEEWINNGWVTVNGKTAQLGDKVTPDDHVTVKGSIIKLKWADRLPRIILYYKQEGEIVSRDDPQGRVSIFDRLPQAASSRWVAIGRLDINTSGLLILTTSGELVQRFAHPSFEVEREYAVRVLGGLTTEQMRSLTEEGVMLEDGLAKVERIYEQGGEGANKWYNVVIKEGRNREVRRIFESQGLTVSRLVRVGFGPIGLPNRLKRGQFYELNPAEVANILKWADMLLPGERRRKKA, encoded by the coding sequence ATGTCCAAACAGCCCACCAGCAAACGCCAATGGCGCGACGGCGCAGCCCCGTCTGCCAAGAAAACCGCCAAACCTTTCAAAAGCAAAGCCCGTCCCAAAGGCGAAACGGGCAAAACCGCCGCCCAAGCTTACGGACAAAAAGCTTCAGACGGCATCAAGCCTCAAAACGTCCTCAAACAGCGCGCCGCCAAAGCCAAAAAACTCGTCGTCCGCAATCCCAACCAAAAAATTATGGAACACGCGCGCGATTTGAAAGAACGCCGCAGCGACCTTTCACATTTTGAACCCGAACGCCTGCAAAAAGTGCTTGCCGCGTCCGGCGTCGGCTCGCGCCGCGAAATGGAAGAATGGATCAACAACGGCTGGGTAACGGTCAACGGCAAAACCGCGCAACTGGGCGACAAAGTTACCCCCGACGACCACGTTACCGTCAAAGGCAGTATCATCAAGCTCAAATGGGCAGACCGCCTGCCGCGCATCATCCTGTATTACAAACAAGAAGGCGAAATCGTTTCCCGCGACGATCCGCAAGGCCGCGTCAGTATCTTCGACCGCCTGCCGCAGGCCGCCAGCAGCCGCTGGGTCGCCATCGGACGCTTGGACATCAACACCAGCGGCCTGCTCATCCTGACCACCTCCGGCGAACTCGTCCAACGTTTCGCCCACCCCAGCTTCGAAGTTGAACGTGAATACGCCGTGCGCGTACTGGGCGGGCTGACCACCGAACAAATGCGCAGCCTCACCGAAGAAGGCGTGATGCTCGAAGACGGCTTGGCAAAAGTCGAACGCATCTACGAACAAGGCGGCGAAGGCGCAAACAAATGGTACAACGTCGTGATTAAAGAAGGCCGCAACCGCGAAGTGCGCCGCATATTCGAAAGCCAAGGTCTCACCGTCAGCCGCCTCGTGCGCGTCGGCTTCGGCCCCATCGGACTGCCCAACCGCCTCAAACGCGGACAGTTCTACGAACTCAACCCCGCCGAAGTCGCCAACATCCTCAAATGGGCGGATATGCTGCTGCCGGGCGAACGCCGCCGCAAAAAAGCCTAA
- a CDS encoding helix-turn-helix domain-containing protein, producing MVKSPINQTVGRAMAKWRKVSGLTQAQLAERLNLSLDAVSRLERGNIALTVERLVELAEIFGCETADLLGEGSTRVRDQAVRLESLLGRLDEEERVGLLDLVGKMVDWKRG from the coding sequence ATGGTGAAATCTCCTATCAATCAGACGGTCGGACGGGCGATGGCGAAATGGCGCAAGGTAAGCGGTTTGACGCAGGCGCAGTTGGCGGAGCGTTTGAATTTGAGTCTGGATGCGGTGTCTCGGTTGGAAAGGGGGAATATTGCGCTGACGGTGGAGCGGTTGGTGGAGTTGGCGGAGATTTTCGGTTGTGAAACGGCTGATTTGCTGGGGGAAGGCAGTACGCGCGTGCGCGATCAGGCAGTCCGGCTGGAATCTTTATTGGGACGTTTGGACGAGGAGGAGCGGGTCGGCCTGTTGGATTTGGTTGGGAAAATGGTGGATTGGAAGAGGGGTTAA
- a CDS encoding helix-turn-helix transcriptional regulator: MSTKHEQLAYRLSRILHKLNTGERLDIRQLAQEFQTNVRTIQRDLNERLGFLAWNEQGARYYSLDKSKLGHLYPEDIERFANFCSIQDLLPQIDREFYQDHLTQSVQIKGFQYEDIKGKQHEFDTVRNAVAQNRKLHFNYRKAGQESGKYYTLEPYALINRNGIWYLIGIDCEAGRQKTFCFTQMSGIEADSTTFTPNPVFQAAIRENDSISHGNQLSEVIVQVTARAAPYFLRRNLLPNQETVRRLDDGGLLLACKNIHENEIVPIVQYWIPMAKIVSPIELQQKLEQRLRDYLNN, translated from the coding sequence ATGAGCACCAAACACGAACAGCTCGCCTACCGTCTGAGCCGCATCCTCCACAAACTCAACACCGGCGAAAGGCTCGACATCCGGCAGCTTGCCCAAGAATTTCAAACCAACGTCCGCACCATCCAGCGCGACCTCAACGAACGCCTGGGCTTTCTCGCCTGGAACGAACAAGGCGCGCGTTATTACAGCCTCGACAAAAGCAAACTCGGACACCTCTATCCCGAAGACATCGAACGCTTCGCCAACTTCTGCAGCATTCAAGACTTATTGCCCCAAATCGACCGCGAATTTTATCAAGACCATCTCACCCAAAGCGTACAAATAAAAGGCTTCCAATACGAAGACATTAAAGGCAAGCAGCATGAATTCGACACTGTCCGCAACGCCGTTGCCCAAAACCGCAAACTGCATTTCAACTACCGCAAAGCCGGGCAGGAAAGCGGCAAATACTACACGCTCGAACCCTACGCCCTCATCAACCGCAACGGCATCTGGTACCTTATCGGCATCGACTGCGAAGCCGGACGGCAGAAAACCTTCTGCTTCACCCAAATGTCCGGCATCGAAGCCGACAGCACAACCTTTACCCCCAATCCGGTTTTTCAGGCAGCCATTAGAGAAAACGACAGCATTTCACACGGCAACCAATTAAGCGAAGTGATTGTGCAAGTTACCGCCCGGGCCGCACCCTATTTCCTGCGCCGCAACCTGTTGCCCAATCAAGAAACCGTACGCCGCTTAGACGACGGCGGCCTATTGCTCGCGTGTAAAAACATTCACGAAAATGAAATCGTACCGATTGTGCAATATTGGATACCGATGGCGAAAATTGTGTCGCCGATTGAATTGCAGCAAAAGCTGGAACAAAGACTGCGTGATTATTTAAACAACTAA
- the pdxH gene encoding pyridoxamine 5'-phosphate oxidase: MDLHNIREDYSKRELSEADCADNPIEQFERWLDEAVRAQVNEPTAVNVAAVDGRGRPNSRMVLLKEVNSEGFVFFTNYHSRKGRSLDARPFAAMTFFWPELERQVRVEGRVERLAEKLSDEYFESRPYQSRLGAWASAQSEVIPNKAVLVAKAAAVGLKHPLHVPRPPHWGGYIVIPDLLEFWQGRPSRLHDRIQYRLLDGGWIRERLSP, encoded by the coding sequence ATGGATTTGCACAATATTCGGGAAGATTACAGCAAACGGGAATTGTCGGAAGCCGATTGCGCCGATAATCCGATCGAGCAGTTCGAGCGGTGGTTGGACGAGGCGGTACGCGCACAGGTCAACGAGCCGACGGCGGTCAATGTGGCGGCGGTCGACGGACGCGGCAGACCCAACAGCCGTATGGTGCTGCTGAAGGAAGTTAATTCTGAAGGTTTTGTTTTCTTTACGAATTATCACAGTCGCAAGGGGCGTTCGCTGGATGCCCGTCCATTTGCGGCGATGACGTTTTTCTGGCCGGAGCTGGAGCGTCAGGTGCGCGTGGAAGGGCGTGTTGAAAGGCTGGCGGAGAAGTTGTCGGACGAATATTTTGAGAGCCGCCCGTATCAGAGCCGTTTGGGTGCGTGGGCAAGCGCGCAGAGCGAGGTAATTCCGAACAAGGCGGTATTGGTGGCAAAGGCGGCGGCGGTCGGACTCAAACATCCTCTGCACGTTCCCCGTCCGCCGCATTGGGGCGGCTATATTGTGATTCCCGATTTGCTTGAGTTTTGGCAGGGCAGGCCGAGCAGGCTGCACGACCGCATCCAATACCGTTTGCTGGACGGCGGCTGGATACGCGAGCGGCTGTCGCCTTGA